The genomic DNA CCTGACAGTTGGAGCCGACGCCCTGGTCCTTCTCCCTGCGGTGCTGCAGGGTGGCGGCGATGCCCGACATGCTGGTCTGAAGGGTCCTGGAGGGTCCTGGGGAGTTTCGAAGAGGGTGTGTGTCTGCTCAGGCTACAGGTGAGCTGCCAGGTGAGGCGGGTCGTTCTAGATCATTTGTCAAGATGCAGAGTGAAGCTTCCTCTGAGCTTCTCCACAGTAAAAGCCTGTTTTAGTTCCGTTTCcacagcagtttttaaaagttttaaaagtgtttttatcaGATTAAAGTCAGAGATGCTTCTCTCCTCCAGACTATAATCTACTGGTTTTATTCTAAACTGTTTCTGTACCTTTatatgagctgctgctggccccGCCACcctcaggaagaagactctgcTGCTGGCCCCGCCACcctcaggaagaagactctgcTGCTGGCCCCAccaccttcaggaagaagactctctctgtctgaCAAGTGAATCAGACTTTCTATCTTCTCATGTTCCAGTAAATCTATGTGAATGTTgttagctgctgtgtttgttgttaGAAAATCAGTATTTAGATGAAGCTAATGctggttagcatgttagcatgttcacaaaaacagaaacatctggaaatgAGAAGAGCTATATTGTAGTTCAGCTGGATTAGAATGTAGTTTAATGAgtacagagagcaggagagaagctaacagatgctaacagatgAAGCTAACAAATGCTAACAtaagaagctaacagatgctaacagaagtagctaacagatgctaacagaagctaaGACATGCTAACAGGtgctaacagaagctaatcGATGCTAGCAGATGCTAACAGAAGAAGCTAACAGACGCTAACAGAATCTAACAGCTGttaacagatgctaacagagCTAACaaaagctaacatgctaacacacagtaacaagcCCAGTCCTGGTTTAATGGTTGAAACTAAagtttctgtgaatgttctgtAGAAACACGATGAGTGAATCTGAGGTCCAGGAACAGAAGCAGATTTTAGAGATGTTCTGATGGAACTCAGCAGGTTCTGATGATCCACAGATCACTGATGAGAAGCTTCCTGAACCCTCTGAAGGCTTGACATATCCACTGCtggtgcttttactttgaagggCTCTGCCTCAGTGAGCTGCTGCTAAATCTGTCAGGATGGAGGGAGTTCCTGCTTCATTCCTGCAGCCTGAATCATCCTGGTTCCTTCTGAATCATCCTGGTTTTTCCTGGTTTCTCATCCTGGTTCCTCCTGAATCATTCTGGTTCCTCCTGAATCATCCTGGTTCTTCCTGTATCCTCCTGGTTCTTCCTGGTTCCTCCACAGCTGCCagatgtttgcagctgtttCGTCTCTGAGCTCCAGTTTAACTCggatcagctgtttctgttccTTTGACGTCACACCTGAGCAGGATTCATCATCTCACCTGGACTGAGCGTTCAGGTGAGCGGCTGCCCCCTGCAGGTAGAACTCAGTCACTGCAGCTTCAATGAGTGTGAAAAATCATCTGAAGGGTTGGAACAaaccctcctccttcttcttcttcttcttcttcttcttccgaACTCCACTATGTGGTCTAAATGTGGTTCTCCTATTGGTTCTCCTTCATGTTGCTAGTGAGCAGGTGCATGTTGGAGTTTGTTCCTGAAGGTAGCTTTTGAAACGTCCTAAGATGTCGGGTTGATTCCTTCAGATCGAGTTCAGGTTTGTAAAAGCTGCTGGTTCTAGAAGTTCCCTCATGCCCTGAACGCAGCATAATGATCAGCAGCTGTCAATCAGTCTGTGTGGACACGCCCCCTGTCGGCCTGAACAGGTAGAACACCTGAAGGACTGTGAAAGAATTTCACTGCAGAAGCTCAGAAGGTTTCAAATGAGGAGCTGAAGGTCTGGAAGTTTCaacatggtttatttttattatcattcataaaaacttttcattaaacaATCATCATCACGGGAACTGGAGCCAGGACAAGATTAAAGTCAGGATAAAGTCAGATTAAAGTCAGGTTAAAGTCAGATTAAAGTCAGATTAAAGTTAGGTTAAAGTCGGGATAAAGTCAGGATAAAGTCAGATTAACTTTACTTTTACTCAAAATTATCAGCAGCTTAATTTCAGATCAACATAGAATTCACATCAGATTAACTAAATATAAACTTCAACTGAACTCCAGTTTAACTCCAGATTAATTTATATTAAACTCCAGTTTGTCTCCAGATTAATTTAAATCTAGCTCCAGTTTATCTCCAGATTAAGCTCAGGTGTTGCAGGTAAATTTCCCAGCATGCTCCAGGAGAGAGTCAGTTGATGGCAAGGCAGAGCCACTgtaggaggagaagaagagatcAGTGATGATGTCAAGGATGTCAGGTGACAGGATAAGCCAATCAGAAAGGTTAAATGGAGCTAAAGGTTCAGGACTAGTCTAACCAGTCTGGGACGGTTTACCTGCTGCAAGTCCAGCTGGATCCGACCCTGGTTCTGCTTGTCCAGAGTCCAGAACATCTCTGTGGAGGAAAAGATTCTTTTAGGGGCTGCACTGGAGATCAGATGATCAGATCATGTGATCAGATCACATGATCTCATCGTGTGATcagagtgtttttcttttcgGAGTTAGAATTGTTCTTCTGAAGCTTGGACTCACTGAAGAGCATCTCCAGACGGATCAAACAACCAATGAAACAGTCGAAGTCGATGGAGAAGCTGCTGTCAGCGTATCGACCAACGATCTCCTGGATCACGGCGCTGTTCACCTGGAAACCTGGAACACATGGAGAACTCTGCTGGAATCACGAGAACCACCTTCTGAAACTGAAGGAACCTTGAATCCTGTTAGACCCGAAGCCTccagaacatctggacctccaAATTAAACCCCAAATACAGAGGTTCTTCCTGAGATCCTTCAGAACCTTAGTGTTGTTTCAGATCGAAGAGGACcattcaaggacctggaatgttcgaagtgagactaaacttcaagactggaagcaggaaaggacaaCGCCTCccggagaaagttctagagtagacctaccgacaactgtccagttgtcggtaggtctactgtagaactttctccaggggacgttctcctctatggacttcaaggacctggaactctgagggtagaactctgatcattaataaagttactggagatgaagaacctgATGGTTCTTAGGAGGTTctggtagaactctgatcattaatgaAGTTTCTGGAGAACATCAGCAGAACTTTTGAGGACTTCttttagaatgtttttggaACAGAGAATGTCTGGCTTGGCCCTCAGACGGTTCTTTAGAAGTTCTCACCAGCTTCAGCCAGAGCTGCTCTCATCTCATGGCTGCTCATAGATCCAGAATCGTCCGAGTCATGGTTCTTGAAGATCCCCTGCAACAGAAGAAGGAGAACCCGATGGAGGATTTAAGAACTTCAGACCCACAACAGAGTCACAGTTTGACCTTGAGGTTGTGACGTTCTCACCAGGTATCTCTGGATCTTGTTCCACAAAGTGTGGAACTCCAGCAGACCTACAGTGGAGCTGCCATCTGCCTGAGGAACGGTTGAGGAGCACAACGTTCCCTGATTgatcagtgatcagttttttttattgatcgGTGATGTCTGAAGGATACATCCAGCAGACTGATGTTGCGGCAGGTCTGCAGACTGAAACCATTAGTTCGAACATCAGACCCTGAAACACACGACTCAgttagaggtctaggtgttggtgttcatagaggtctagatgttcatagaggtctagatgtttatagaggtctaggtgttcataaaGGTCTAGATATTGGTGTTCTAGGgttctagatgttggtgttcatagtggtctagatattcatagaggtctagatgttggtgttctagggttctagatgttggtgttctagggttctagatgttggtgttgctgttgctgtgtttgtcaTGATGTTCTTACTCTGCTTCACCACTTTGTCCAGAATCTTCTGCAGCTCGAAGGCTGAGATCTGCGAGTCCTGAGgaaacagaaggacagaaggtcGGCGTGGAACCTGGAGGTGAGGAGGTGAGGATGAAGAAATAAACAGTGTTGTTACCTTTCCAGAGATCTGAGCAAAGAGATGTTTGAAGTGAGGATCCACGTCGTCCTGTCGAATGTCACGCTGCAAGAAACAATAGAACGGTTCTTTATGTTGCAGGAACACGTGGAAATATTGTTAATGTTCTCTCGAGGTTTTCTATTGttctttctttggtttgttttatttccaaaGATCTCCTTGTTTGTCTTCAGTGGTTCTCCTCCCTCTGTGGGTTTTCCCTCCTTTTGATTTCTGCCTTCATTGGTTTCACCTGAGAGTCAGCTGTCAGCATCTGAGTTCTACCTGAGTTCTACCTGTGGTTCTACCTGTGGTTATACCTTAGTTCTACCTGTGGTTCTACCTGTGGTTCTACCCATGGTTCTACATGAGTTTTACCTGAGTTCTACCCATGGTTCTACCTGTGGTTCTACCTGTGGTTCTCGTCTCCTGGTTCCTGCTTTCAGCTTCACgttgttgttttcatgtttatcTTGTGAACTTCTGGTTCAATTCTGAAGGTTCTCTGTTTTTTACCCTCTGAGAACCGACCtctgaaataaaatgactcaCCTCCTGGATGTCGGCGTCCACGTCCTCCTCCACCGGGCTGAAAGAAGCAGAGAACAGCTTTAGAACATGGAGGACTGGAGATGTTCTGGTCCAATCAGAGAACAGCTTTAGAACATGGAGGACTGGAGATGTTCTGAAGCCAAAGATCTCAAACATCTGGATCAAAGCTGATCAACTTGTTTTCTAACTCCATCCTGATTCTTGGTTcatcagaacatccagagaTGTTAATTTAGAAACAATATTCTTAATAAGTTGAGTGTTCCTGATCAATAATTAATCAATAACAGGAGTTAATCTCAGTGGACATTTGTTCTGTTCTGATGTTTTAGTTCTCAGACTCATGTAGGTCCAGTTCCTCCTAAACACCCGattctggttggaggtcatgaaGCTCCCCagtaggggctttcgaccaaagagcaccaggtgctaggttggttcaaagttgagagccagtgcttttttggttcaaatctcgtgccgccccagaacgggtttgtgtttccattcggaaggagcaaagctggagctgcgtcattgcaccaccacaaaacgtgtgtacgtcactgcgtacgtagccgttcaacagcgttcgcgccgtacggaaacccacacaacaacaatggaggacttcattggagtggtgttcatggctttgctagtgtgtctcgccatcgctgaacagcaaaaccttctgttaggggttacccatcggcgtcgccgttacaatgcccggcgatcacgtttgagaagaaaggtaattatcaaagacgtttggatacttaacagtaaacgtgctagcgttagcttagctacttagcttcgactacgcttgcattgattacttagcggttaaacacgcgcaataagttgatgatcatatctatgtttatctttttagatgtttttagatgtcaccccgccccctgcccgtgacatgctcagctctcaactctggccatgtctggcccagcaacgagttggtgcccgaaaaagccccagtttttggagcctggagccgcagctccggtggtggaaagacaaaaagcagGCGCCGAGTCGGGCACTGGCTccgactccgaacgggctccaccccggtcgaaagcccctacaggagtctttgtcatggtgcccactgcTGGCtgaactcccacaatgctctctgctgtaGTCTGACTGACGCGACCCGCTGTTCTGGTTCTGACCAGTGTTCTGTTCTGACCcatgttctggttctggatctaaCCCAGGGTTCTGGTTCTGACTTGCTGTGGGTgtgttctggttgtggttctggttctgacctGCTGTGGGcgtgttctggttctggatctggtTCTGACCTGCTGTGGGTgtgttctggttgtggttctggttgtggttctgacCTGCTGTGGGtgtgttctggttctggttgtggttctggttctgacctGCTGTGGGcatgttctggttctggatctgaTTCTGACCTGCTGTGGGCGTactctggttctggttgtggttctggttctgacctGCTGTGGGcgtgttctggttctggttctgacctGCTGTGGGCGTGTTTCTCGGTGAACACTCGGAGGATGAAGCTTCCTCTGCGGTGCGGTTCGAAGGTGGACGGGACGATGACGAAGTCTCCTGGCGGCAGCTTGAAGCGGTCGCAGACTTCCCTGAGGTTGATGAAGGTCCGACTGCGAACTGCCGGCGCCGACCTCAGCAGAACATCTGGACCCAGACGGACGTTGGAGCGACCTCGGTGCTGACCAGAAGAAGACATCAGTCggacctcctgctgcagctcagtctGTTAATGAATGAACTAATAAACAGTTCTGTTCTGTCTGACCGGAACtggaacctgaacctgaacttGAATCTGGACCTGAACCGTCCACAAAACAGAACCATAATGATCCCCATTAAACTGACGCGATAACTTTCCTCCATCTTGTTTTCATGCTGCCGGTTTTTATCAGACATTCATTATTCTGGAGTTGGAAGTTCGTTGAATTCTAAATATTGACATGAACTTCTAACCCTACCCTAGCCCTAACCGCTAACTGCTAACCCTTCTCCTAAACCTACCCTAACACTAACTGCTAAccgctaaccctactctaaccCTACCCTAACCCTAACTGCTAACCCTAACCTAACACTAACACTAACTGCTAAGCCTACCCTAAAACTAACTGCTATCCACTAACCCTGCCCTAAACCCACTCTAACACTAACCGCTGACTGCTAATATTAACAATAACTGCTAGCCCTACCCTAACCCTGACACTAACTAGCCGCTAACCCTaccccaaccctaaccctaccctaACACTAAccgctaaccctactctaatgcTAGCCGCTAACCACTAAATGTACCTTAACGCTAGCTGCTAACCGCTAACTGTAACCGTTCATTGTTCTTGTTGAGCTGCAACAGTTGTATCTGGACAGACGTTTGGTTCTCCTCAGACTGATCCAGTGAattatttctctttctgtctgagaACCTGAAACTGATCCAGGATCAGAACCTGAAACTGATCCAGGATCAGAACCTGAGGTGTCTTTAAGACCTGCgctcatgtttttatgttcctgACAACAAGGTTCCACCACAGAACAGGAACTGAAATGTTACCATGACGTTGAAGCTGAAAAGCTGAAACATGATTTTAATAAAGTGTTCTATGTGCAGAAAAACGAGACGTTCGCTACGGATCTGAACTCACCTGATCAGGAACctgcaagaaaaaacacaaacagacgtTAAGAACATTTAAAGAACCTCCTGAGAACCATTTAAATGGATAAAAACagagtttcagttggagctttAAATAGGTTCCATCAGAACATTTCAAACAGAACGTGGAGCTGGAACTGTTCTTCAGGACCTGGTAGACGGAGAACCCGATGGTGTTGAGTTCTCGTCCAAAGCGTCGTTCTCTGCGACCATCTTTCTGTATGAGACCGATGAGAACTGTGCAGCCATCCTCACCATCGTGAGGATCGTCGTCTACGTTCTGCAGCCGGATCAGGAACTGAGGGTTCGAACAGAATGTGGCTGCAGAGACACGGGAAGATCTGTCAGTACGTACAGAACATATAGAACATGCAGAACATACAGAACCAGTTTCTAAAATTCTTGGAAAAAGTTGTTGCTGCCAATTATGGGATTATCTACTGGTGGTACTGGTTCTCACTGGGTTCTATACTGGGTTCTatactggttctactggatctcactggtttctgtactggttctactggttctcaCTGGGTTCTACACTGGTTCTAGTGGTTGTCAGTGCTACATTTCATACAGTTGATCACAGTATCTTATTACAGAGTGGAACATGTTGTTGGGATTAAAGGAACCAAACTAAATTGGTTTAAATCATCCAGAACACGGGTTCTAAATCATCCAGAACATGGGTTCTAAGGTGTTTAGAAGGTGttggtccagatgttccagatttCTAATGAGGAATGTTTAGAAGTTCTAAAGGTTCTGGAGGAGGTTCCACAGCTCTAATCTAACAAGTGTTTgatggttcagagggttgatgGTAGAACCCTATGGTGTTCTGGTTCCGTACCGGAGTAGTTCCTGCAGCCGCCGGCGGTGGAACCGACCCTCCACACGCCTTCGAACTCGCTGTAGCTCCAGCGGTGGAGGTGGTCGCTGCTCAGCGTGTCGGGCGTCAGGTTGCAGATGTCGAGGTGGGAAAACTGCTGCAGGAAGTCTCGGTAGGACATCCTGTGGAGAGACGACATGCTCTAACAAGGAAATACCAAGAACAGTTCTCCGGCAGTAGGGGACGTTCACCAACCAGAACTCTCCGTCGTCAGCGGGACGATCGAGCCGGCTTCGCTCCTCCGGCTGGACTCCAGTCCATTCAGGGGAACTGAGGAGGAGAACCGGGTCAGAACCAGCAACAACCAAATGACACCAGACTGAGACGGAACCGGTAGAACCCGTTGTCCCGTCAAATACCAACAACAGAGAACCGGGTGGATGACTCACTTGTCGCTCCAGGCGCCGCTCCACTCCACCTGACCCCAGGGGTTCCTGATCCGGACCAGCTCCACTGGAGAACCCAGGTGATGAACCTGCACAACGGAAGCACAGCTGTAAACATCTGGATGCCCAGACCGGAATACTTCCCAGAATGCCTCACCTGCTCGACCGCTGTGATGGAGTAGGCGTGGCCTTTGACCAGCTTCTGAGGTGTGATGGCCTCCGTCTCACGAGAGTTGGAGATCTGGGAGGAACCAGAACTTAATTCAGGTTGAACCCAGCAGAGAACGTTTCAGAGATGATGTTTAATCCAATCCTCAGATGTTAAATTTTGGACTAATGTTGTCTCCTCATACTGaggaggttctcagtcatcagGTCCTGGAGATGGAAGGatcttcaggagaaaccagttGGAGGTTCTGGACGACGTTTCTAGAAACGTCTTCCAAcagttggtttctcctgaagatCCTAtgatctcctcatcctgtagatggttttctgtctcgtttttctcattttgtgtctcattttctcgttttgtatcttgtttttgtcattttctgtgtagttttgtgtttttttgataattaattcCATGTTCAACAACTCCAAAAACTTTCTCTGCGCTTCTGTTcgctgtttctgagccatgccacatttatttcatcatggtatttctgcttgtttgtagatgtttttctgtttccatgtctcctctctactctcctcatcatctgtagatgtttcaccatgctagatggatctccaacaacttgctgctctgttcactgtttctgagccatgctgcatttatttattgatccagtacctttggttttcctctcatattactgtaatttttagcaggttttggggcattttgaatcatttcaacAATTCTGCTCAAATTTATgccattttagacagtttttaaatcatttttgcacacatttatgtcattttgggcacattttgagtcattagaatttttaaaaacatttgctgACAGGTTTATGctgtttttgaccatttttgagtcattttaagtgagtttgtgtaat from Amphiprion ocellaris isolate individual 3 ecotype Okinawa chromosome 4, ASM2253959v1, whole genome shotgun sequence includes the following:
- the LOC111568891 gene encoding calpain-2 catalytic subunit-like isoform X8 is translated as MACMAVELARKKARLEDGAGSSSNVVSFNQQNFEQLQQDCLQNGSLFCDPTFPASWDSLGYNELGRNSSKAIGVEWKRPTELCSDPQFIVDGAKRTDICQGELGDCWLLAAIASLTLDHQILNRVVPPGQSFTSQYAGIFHFQLWQFGEWVDVVVDDRLPSRDGRLMFVHSEEGAEFWSALLEKAYAKLNGSYESLNGGSSIEGFEDFTGGIAESYDLQEAPPFLFNIMRKALRLGSLLGCSINISNSRETEAITPQKLVKGHAYSITAVEQVHHLGSPVELVRIRNPWGQVEWSGAWSDNSPEWTGVQPEERSRLDRPADDGEFWMSYRDFLQQFSHLDICNLTPDTLSSDHLHRWSYSEFEGVWRVGSTAGGCRNYSATFCSNPQFLIRLQNVDDDPHDGEDGCTVLIGLIQKDGRRERRFGRELNTIGFSVYQVPDQHRGRSNVRLGPDVLLRSAPAVRSRTFINLREVCDRFKLPPGDFVIVPSTFEPHRRGSFILRVFTEKHAHSSPVEEDVDADIQERDIRQDDVDPHFKHLFAQISGKDSQISAFELQKILDKVVKQRSDVRTNGFSLQTCRNISLLDADGSSTVGLLEFHTLWNKIQRYLGIFKNHDSDDSGSMSSHEMRAALAEAGFQVNSAVIQEIVGRYADSSFSIDFDCFIGCLIRLEMLFKMFWTLDKQNQGRIQLDLQQWLCLAIN
- the LOC111568891 gene encoding calpain-2 catalytic subunit-like isoform X6; this encodes MACMAVELARKKARLEDGAGSSSNVVSFNQQNFEQLQQDCLQNGSLFCDPTFPASWDSLGYNELGRNSSKAIGVEWKRPTELCSDPQFIVDGAKRTDICQGELGDCWLLAAIASLTLDHQILNRVVPPGQSFTSQYAGIFHFQLWQFGEWVDVVVDDRLPSRDGRLMFVHSEEGAEFWSALLEKAYAKLNGSYESLNGGSSIEGFEDFTGGIAESYDLQEAPPFLFNIMRKALRLGSLLGCSINISNSRETEAITPQKLVKGHAYSITAVEQVHHLGSPVELVRIRNPWGQVEWSGAWSDNSPEWTGVQPEERSRLDRPADDGEFWMSYRDFLQQFSHLDICNLTPDTLSSDHLHRWSYSEFEGVWRVGSTAGGCRNYSATFCSNPQFLIRLQNVDDDPHDGEDGCTVLIGLIQKDGRRERRFGRELNTIGFSVYQVLKNSSSSTFCLKCSDGTYLKLQLKLCFYPFKWFSGGSLNVLNVCLCFFLQVPDQHRGRSNVRLGPDVLLRSAPAVRSRTFINLREVCDRFKLPPGDFVIVPSTFEPHRRGSFILRVFTEKHAHSSPVEEDVDADIQERDIRQDDVDPHFKHLFAQISGKDSQISAFELQKILDKVVKQRSDVRTNGFSLQTCRNISLLDADGSSTVGLLEFHTLWNKIQRYLGIFKNHDSDDSGSMSSHEMRAALAEAGFQVNSAVIQEIVGRYADSSFSIDFDCFIGCLIRLEMLFKMFWTLDKQNQGRIQLDLQQWLCLAIN
- the LOC111568891 gene encoding calpain-2 catalytic subunit-like isoform X1, whose translation is MACMAVELARKKARLEDGAGSSSNVVSFNQQNFEQLQQDCLQNGSLFCDPTFPASWDSLGYNELGRNSSKAIGVEWKRPTELCSDPQFIVDGAKRTDICQGELGDCWLLAAIASLTLDHQILNRVVPPGQSFTSQYAGIFHFQLWQFGEWVDVVVDDRLPSRDGRLMFVHSEEGAEFWSALLEKAYAKLNGSYESLNGGSSIEGFEDFTGGIAESYDLQEAPPFLFNIMRKALRLGSLLGCSINISNSRETEAITPQKLVKGHAYSITAVEQVHHLGSPVELVRIRNPWGQVEWSGAWSDNSPEWTGVQPEERSRLDRPADDGEFWMSYRDFLQQFSHLDICNLTPDTLSSDHLHRWSYSEFEGVWRVGSTAGGCRNYSATFCSNPQFLIRLQNVDDDPHDGEDGCTVLIGLIQKDGRRERRFGRELNTIGFSVYQVLKNSSSSTFCLKCSDGTYLKLQLKLCFYPFKWFSGGSLNVLNVCLCFFLQVPDQHRGRSNVRLGPDVLLRSAPAVRSRTFINLREVCDRFKLPPGDFVIVPSTFEPHRRGSFILRVFTEKHAHSRSEPEPEHAHSRSEPEPQPEPEYAHSRSESDPEPEHAHSRSEPEPQPEPEHTHSRSEPQPEPQPEHTHSRSEPDPEPEHAHSSPVEEDVDADIQERDIRQDDVDPHFKHLFAQISGKVTTLFISSSSPPHLQVPRRPSVLLFPQDSQISAFELQKILDKVVKQRSDVRTNGFSLQTCRNISLLDADGSSTVGLLEFHTLWNKIQRYLGIFKNHDSDDSGSMSSHEMRAALAEAGFQVNSAVIQEIVGRYADSSFSIDFDCFIGCLIRLEMLFKMFWTLDKQNQGRIQLDLQQWLCLAIN
- the LOC111568891 gene encoding calpain-2 catalytic subunit-like isoform X3 produces the protein MACMAVELARKKARLEDGAGSSSNVVSFNQQNFEQLQQDCLQNGSLFCDPTFPASWDSLGYNELGRNSSKAIGVEWKRPTELCSDPQFIVDGAKRTDICQGELGDCWLLAAIASLTLDHQILNRVVPPGQSFTSQYAGIFHFQLWQFGEWVDVVVDDRLPSRDGRLMFVHSEEGAEFWSALLEKAYAKLNGSYESLNGGSSIEGFEDFTGGIAESYDLQEAPPFLFNIMRKALRLGSLLGCSINISNSRETEAITPQKLVKGHAYSITAVEQVHHLGSPVELVRIRNPWGQVEWSGAWSDNSPEWTGVQPEERSRLDRPADDGEFWMSYRDFLQQFSHLDICNLTPDTLSSDHLHRWSYSEFEGVWRVGSTAGGCRNYSATFCSNPQFLIRLQNVDDDPHDGEDGCTVLIGLIQKDGRRERRFGRELNTIGFSVYQVPDQTELQQEVRLMSSSGQHRGRSNVRLGPDVLLRSAPAVRSRTFINLREVCDRFKLPPGDFVIVPSTFEPHRRGSFILRVFTEKHAHSRSEPEPEHAHSRSEPEPQPEPEYAHSRSESDPEPEHAHSRSEPEPQPEPEHTHSRSEPQPEPQPEHTHSRSEPDPEPEHAHSSPVEEDVDADIQERDIRQDDVDPHFKHLFAQISGKVTTLFISSSSPPHLQVPRRPSVLLFPQDSQISAFELQKILDKVVKQRSDVRTNGFSLQTCRNISLLDADGSSTVGLLEFHTLWNKIQRYLGIFKNHDSDDSGSMSSHEMRAALAEAGFQVNSAVIQEIVGRYADSSFSIDFDCFIGCLIRLEMLFKMFWTLDKQNQGRIQLDLQQWLCLAIN
- the LOC111568891 gene encoding calpain-2 catalytic subunit-like isoform X5, which encodes MACMAVELARKKARLEDGAGSSSNVVSFNQQNFEQLQQDCLQNGSLFCDPTFPASWDSLGYNELGRNSSKAIGVEWKRPTELCSDPQFIVDGAKRTDICQGELGDCWLLAAIASLTLDHQILNRVVPPGQSFTSQYAGIFHFQLWQFGEWVDVVVDDRLPSRDGRLMFVHSEEGAEFWSALLEKAYAKLNGSYESLNGGSSIEGFEDFTGGIAESYDLQEAPPFLFNIMRKALRLGSLLGCSINISNSRETEAITPQKLVKGHAYSITAVEQVHHLGSPVELVRIRNPWGQVEWSGAWSDNSPEWTGVQPEERSRLDRPADDGEFWMSYRDFLQQFSHLDICNLTPDTLSSDHLHRWSYSEFEGVWRVGSTAGGCRNYSATFCSNPQFLIRLQNVDDDPHDGEDGCTVLIGLIQKDGRRERRFGRELNTIGFSVYQVLKNSSSSTFCLKCSDGTYLKLQLKLCFYPFKWFSGGSLNVLNVCLCFFLQVPDQHRGRSNVRLGPDVLLRSAPAVRSRTFINLREVCDRFKLPPGDFVIVPSTFEPHRRGSFILRVFTEKHAHSSPVEEDVDADIQERDIRQDDVDPHFKHLFAQISGKVTTLFISSSSPPHLQVPRRPSVLLFPQDSQISAFELQKILDKVVKQRSDVRTNGFSLQTCRNISLLDADGSSTVGLLEFHTLWNKIQRYLGIFKNHDSDDSGSMSSHEMRAALAEAGFQVNSAVIQEIVGRYADSSFSIDFDCFIGCLIRLEMLFKMFWTLDKQNQGRIQLDLQQWLCLAIN
- the LOC111568891 gene encoding calpain-2 catalytic subunit-like isoform X9, which codes for MFVHSEEGAEFWSALLEKAYAKLNGSYESLNGGSSIEGFEDFTGGIAESYDLQEAPPFLFNIMRKALRLGSLLGCSINISNSRETEAITPQKLVKGHAYSITAVEQVHHLGSPVELVRIRNPWGQVEWSGAWSDNSPEWTGVQPEERSRLDRPADDGEFWMSYRDFLQQFSHLDICNLTPDTLSSDHLHRWSYSEFEGVWRVGSTAGGCRNYSATFCSNPQFLIRLQNVDDDPHDGEDGCTVLIGLIQKDGRRERRFGRELNTIGFSVYQVLKNSSSSTFCLKCSDGTYLKLQLKLCFYPFKWFSGGSLNVLNVCLCFFLQVPDQHRGRSNVRLGPDVLLRSAPAVRSRTFINLREVCDRFKLPPGDFVIVPSTFEPHRRGSFILRVFTEKHAHSRSEPEPEHAHSRSEPEPQPEPEYAHSRSESDPEPEHAHSRSEPEPQPEPEHTHSRSEPQPEPQPEHTHSRSEPDPEPEHAHSSPVEEDVDADIQERDIRQDDVDPHFKHLFAQISGKVTTLFISSSSPPHLQVPRRPSVLLFPQDSQISAFELQKILDKVVKQRSDVRTNGFSLQTCRNISLLDADGSSTVGLLEFHTLWNKIQRYLGIFKNHDSDDSGSMSSHEMRAALAEAGFQVNSAVIQEIVGRYADSSFSIDFDCFIGCLIRLEMLFKMFWTLDKQNQGRIQLDLQQWLCLAIN
- the LOC111568891 gene encoding calpain-2 catalytic subunit-like isoform X10 encodes the protein MNVSWWSYHVTALSERNSQRLNGSYESLNGGSSIEGFEDFTGGIAESYDLQEAPPFLFNIMRKALRLGSLLGCSINISNSRETEAITPQKLVKGHAYSITAVEQVHHLGSPVELVRIRNPWGQVEWSGAWSDNSPEWTGVQPEERSRLDRPADDGEFWMSYRDFLQQFSHLDICNLTPDTLSSDHLHRWSYSEFEGVWRVGSTAGGCRNYSATFCSNPQFLIRLQNVDDDPHDGEDGCTVLIGLIQKDGRRERRFGRELNTIGFSVYQVLKNSSSSTFCLKCSDGTYLKLQLKLCFYPFKWFSGGSLNVLNVCLCFFLQVPDQHRGRSNVRLGPDVLLRSAPAVRSRTFINLREVCDRFKLPPGDFVIVPSTFEPHRRGSFILRVFTEKHAHSRSEPEPEHAHSRSEPEPQPEPEYAHSRSESDPEPEHAHSRSEPEPQPEPEHTHSRSEPQPEPQPEHTHSRSEPDPEPEHAHSSPVEEDVDADIQERDIRQDDVDPHFKHLFAQISGKVTTLFISSSSPPHLQVPRRPSVLLFPQDSQISAFELQKILDKVVKQRSDVRTNGFSLQTCRNISLLDADGSSTVGLLEFHTLWNKIQRYLGIFKNHDSDDSGSMSSHEMRAALAEAGFQVNSAVIQEIVGRYADSSFSIDFDCFIGCLIRLEMLFKMFWTLDKQNQGRIQLDLQQWLCLAIN